The genome window TGATGGCTTTAGCTTATTATAGCAGTCAATCAAAGCATCAACAATGCTGAATTTCAAGCAAGTAGAACAAACAACCAAATAAcgtaaaatgttatttgtcacatgcaccaaatacaacaggtgtagaccttacagtgaaatgcttacttacaagcctttaaccaacaatgcagttttaagaaaaaaataagtgataagtacatttaaaaaaataaaagtaacaaataattaaagagcagcagtaaaataacaatagcgaggctatatacagagggttccggtacagagtcatgGCACGGAGGACACATTTATAAGATTTTcagttcctctctctgtttctatatgTGGGTAGGCATAATGTCAGTACTTTTACTACATTGAACTTTGTTTAATGTCCTGGAAACAGGCTGCTGCCAGGGCCAAGCGTGTCCTCTAACCCTTTCCTTAAGTCATTAAGTAATAGGTCTCATCTGTCGGTGTATTGCTGATTTGAGACAGTGATATTTACCAACAAGAAGTATACTTAAAGAATACTTTAACTTTGCAACATGATTTGTCAGGGTATGTCTGATCATCTTATTTCCATTTTCCTCTGCATCTTTTAAATATACATACATTATTACAATATTATTTAGTACAGAACAGgattaaatgtgttttttttccaTGAGCAAATTACAAAAGCCCCCCAAAAATGAATTAAGCTTATTATAGCAATCAATCAAAGCATAGACAATGCTTGATTTCAAGCAAGTAGAAAATCATGGCACAAAGAACATATTTACAAGAGATTcagttcctctctctgtctttgtatgtgtctgtgtgtgtgcataattTCTGTACTTTTACTACATGGAACTTTGTTTCATATCCAGGAATCAGGCTGCTGCTAGGGCAAAGTGTGTCCTATAACCCTTTCCTTAAGGCATTAAGTAATAGTTATCATCCGTCGGTGGCTGATTGAAGTattcctccctcccctcatcctcctcttcaaacCTGCTGCTCCCGCTCCTCAGTGCCCTCCTCAGATGGTTCCAAAACAGTTCCTGGGCTTTGACCGGGTCAGTGCAGTCTGACCCCGGCCACTGCAGGTAGGTCTTCTTCAACATGACCTTTCTCATACGGTGGTAAGCCGACAGCTGTCTTTCAGGGATGGGCTCCAGGAAGATGAGCAGGAGCACGTCCCGGAGCTCGTGGAAGAGCCTGTAGCTGGCCAGCTGGATCTCCAGGGAGCACCACTCGCTGCACAGGAAATTCCTACTAACCACGCAGATGGTCTTGCGGCTGCTGTACACGGCGGAGACGATGTTGTCCACAATGTTGCGGCCCAGCTCAAAGTCACGGTGGTGCAGGCACAGCCGGAAAGAGGCTCCGTTGCCCTCCAGGTTGGGAAGTAGCTGGTCTAGTACCCAGGGCTCGTCCGCCGAGTTATAGGAGATGAAAGCATCGTATTTGCAGTGCTCCTCTTTCTGCCTCAGCCTGCGCCAGTGTTGGCCGAACCAGGAGCGGAACACATAAAAGCTATACTTCAGTTTCCAATACAGCTTGTTGTAGAGAAGCGGGATTATAGTcagcagtaaaatcacagtgGTTGTGGTAGCAAAAAGGTACTTTCCCAGGTCCAGGTAGCAAACATTGGTGTCAAAGTTGTAGAAGCTTTTTTGGAGTTTTTTATCTTGGCACTGTAGACTGTATTGTAAGACTAACTGGACTCTCTGGTTAGTCAAAGTCCAGTTCTGCAGGTCATAGTTGATGCAGGTGCAACTAAGAGGAATGTTGCGCAGGTCCAGGTAGCGCAGTTTAGGGAGAGCCTCCAGCACTTTCACATCTAAGGATTGCATTACGTTTTGGTTGAGAAGCAAGATCTGCAGCTCTGTCAGATTCCCAAAAACCTCATTTGAGAAGGACTGGATGCCCATGTTCCTTGCACTGAGCTTGCTCAATTTCCGCAGGTTTTTGAAGACGCCCGGCTGCAGCTGCATCACCCCGGCACAGGAGTTGTCCAAGGAGAGGAAAGTCAAGTTGGTCAGATCGTCAAAAGTGTCTGCTGCGAAGCTGAAGATGTGATTGTCGGTGAGGTAGAGCGATTGGAGGGAGTTGAGACCACGGAAAAAGGCATAAGGCAGCATGTTGAGGCCGTGGGGCATCTGCGCATCTAGTTTGAGGTTGCGAAGTTTTGTTAGATTCACGAAAGGAGAGTTGGTACGTTTAGAGGAGAAGCTAACCTGATTCCCATGTAGATCAAGAACTTCAAGTGTGGCGTGGAATGGTTTAAACTTGGCGCTGTCGATCTGTTTGAGATTGTTTCCGTCGAGGTACAAATTGGCCAGGTTAACGAGCCCCACAAAGGCTGACTCTTCAAAATGACTGATTTTGTTCCCTCCAAGATCCAAAATGTGCAGGCATTTGAGTGAATGGAAAGTCTTGTTGAAAATAACAGCTATCTGATTGTTACGTAGATTAAGTATTTCCAGGCTATGCAGATCTTCAAAGCTATCCTTGTACAGATCGGTCAGGAGGTTATTGTCCAGACGCAGTGTGACAAGACTAGTCAGCCCACTGAAAGCCTTATGGTCAAGATAGGCGATTATGTTTATGTTGAGTTGTAGGGTCTTCACATTTGGTGTGTGGTGGAAAGCAAAAGAGTTGACTTTGAGTATGCGATTGTAACGGTAGCTCAGATCTGTCAGATTTGGGAAAGAGAGGTTCTGTCTGTTGCAGGACATTAGGGAGGTGAGGTGGTTTTTCTCTGCTGTGAAGTTCTTGATTTGATCCTGTCCTTTAAGAAAGTGGAGGCATCTTACCTTCCTCAACTGGTTGAAGGAAAGGTCCAATAAACCTCGGATTGGTGGACAGTTTGAAAGTGTGTTCTTTCGCAATGACAGAATCCCATTGCTTCCCAGACTCAACTTTTTAACAAATGTGACCTTTGTACTCAAAAGGCTGCATAACTCCATGAGCAGATTGTCAGTCTTCAACCCCATACCAGAGAAGTCTATGTTCCCAGCTCTAACATTGCTGACATTCAAAAGCTCTGGCACTGTAACATTGGTTGAACGCAAACGCATGTAGTTTAGCTTCTGCAAGTCCAGACCTTGAAAAGCCCTCGAAGGGAGCTGGTTATTGTAGGAGAGATCCAGCAGTAGTACATGGCTGAGGAAGCCCCACTCACATGCTAAAGTGACCAGTTTGTTTttacagagatagagggaggtgAGGGACTCCGGTAGGTCTGTATCGTTAGAATGATGGAGGGACGTTAGATAGTTATTGCACAGGTCTAGTTTTGTCAGCTTCGTTAAGTGAGTCACAGATTCTGCCACCGCAGAGAAGTTGTTCAGGTAGTTCTGCCGTAATATGAGGACATCCAGATTGGAGAGTGAAGAGAAAATACCCGGAGGGAGCATAATCAGTGAGTTATTATTTAGTGACAGGTTGACAAGGTTTTTGAGGTCTTGAAATACAGAGGAGCTGAGATTTGATATTTTGTTCAAGGACAGGTTTAGGCTCTTCAGTTGGCTCATATTTTGGAATGGCTGGTTATCTATGGTCTCCAGATGGTTATTGTCAATCTGAAGAGTCCTGAGGTTAGGAAAGTGATCAAAGGTATTGTCAGGTATGTGTTTTATCAGGTTTACGGAGATTATAATTGTGGTGGCATAAGGTGGCAGGTCACCTACAATGGTAGAAATGTTCTTTGCCTGGTGACGGATGCAAATGAATTTTGTGTGGTTTGAGGTTGGATCCTCAGTGCAATTCCTGAAGCTATAGCCAACTGTGAACTGGGCAATGTGAAGGACAATTGCCACTGATgccaatattttatattttagccCGGCCATGTTGTCTGACGTGTGCAGCAGGAGAGTAATAAGGTGAGTAATGTTCTACATCTCCTCCAATGGTTCTGAACTCTTTCCAAGGGGAATCTTGTCCTTTAAAATCACAGTACGTTCATTTTAAGTTCCAGGAAATGCATGCATTGGGAAAATAAAGCTGTTGATTTTCTTTCTTCAAAAGAGCTGTATGGCTGTCATAATCATCCTGAATTATACTTCTTTATTCTCCATGGTTGAGAATGCTGATAAGAAAGCCAGCTAAATGGAAGAAGGGAAAAACACATTTTAGCAACTTTACAATACATTTCTCAGTGACTTCACTGGAAAACAAAAGTCTTAGTTCTCGTGGCTTTCAGGTTCCTCTTTTCCATtaggtacagtggcttgcgaaactaTTCAccacccttggcatttttcctattttgttgccttacaacctgacttattttttgggggggggttgtatcatttgatttacacaacatgtctaccactttgaagatacagaatagtttttattgtgaaacaaataagacaaaaaacagaacttgagcataCATAACTATGCAACcctcccccaaagtcaatactttgtagagccaccttttgcagcaattacagctgcaagtctcttggggtatgtctctataagcttggcacatctagacactgggatttttgcccactcTTCATGGCaatactgctccagctccttcaagttgaatgggttctcctgatgtacagcaatctttgTCACACCACAGAttgtcaattggattgaggtctgggctttgactaggccattccaagacattcaaatgtttccccttaaaccactcgaatgttgctttagcagtatgcttagggtcattgtcctgctggatggtgaacctccgtccaagtctcaaatctctggaagactgaaacaggtttccctcaagaatttccctgtatttagcaccatccatcattccttagattctgaccagtttcccagtccttgccgatgaaaaacacCATCCTGAGAGGATGTtttcagggtgatgagaggtgttgggtttggccagacatagcgttttccttgatggccaaaaggctcaattttagtctcatctgaccagagtaccttcttccatttgttttgggagtctcccacatgcctttaggcaaacaccaaacgtgtttactTATTTTTTCTTTTTAAGCAATGGATTTTTCTGGCCACTTCCGTGAAGCCCAGCTCTgcggagtgtacggcttaaagtggtcctatggacagatactccaatctccgctgtggagctttgcagctctttcaaGGTTATctctggtctctttgttgcctctgattaatgccctccttgcctggtccgtgagttttggtgggcggccctctcttggcaggtttgttgtggtgccatattctttccgtttttaaataatggatttaatcttgctccgtgggatgttcaaagtttcagatatttttttataacccaaccctggttTGTacctctccacaactttgtccctgaactgtttggagagctccttggtcttcgtcgtgtcgcttgcttggtgatgccccttgtttagtggtgttgcagactctggggcctttcagaacaggtaaatatatatatatatatatatatatatatatatatatacactgctcaaaaaaataaagggaacacttaaacaacacaatgtaactccaagtcaatcacacttctgtgaaatcaaactgtccacttaggaagcaacactgattgacaataaatttcacatgctgttgtgcaaatggaatagacaaaaggtggaaattataggcaattagcaagacacccccaataaaggagtggttctgcaggtggtgaccacagaccacttctcagttcctatgcttcctggctgatgtttttgtcacttttgaatgctggcggtgctttcactctagtggtagcatgagaccgagtctcggggctgtcgctgggcaatacggactttcagctccctccaaagatgttctattgggttcaggtctggagactggctaatccactccaggaccttgagatttttcttacggagccactccttagttgccctggctgtgtgtttcgggtcgttgtcatgctggaagacccagccacgacccatcttcaatgctcttactgagggaaggaggttgttggccaagatctcgcgatacatggccccatccatcctcccctcaatacggtgcagtcgtcctgtcccctttgcagaaaagcatccccaaagaatgatgtttccacctccatgcttcacggttgggatggtgttcttggggttgtactcatccttcttcttcctccaaacacggcgagtggagtttagacaaaaatctcaatttttgtctcatcagaccacatgaccttctcccattcctcctctggatcatccagatgtcattggcaaacttcagacgggcctggacatgcgctggcttgagcagggggacattgtgtgtgctgcaggattttaatccatgacggcgtagtgtgttactaatggttttctttgagactgtggtcccagctctccaggtcattgaccaggtcctgccttgcatggagccccagaccgagggcgattgaccgtcatcttgaacttcttccattttcgaataattgcgccaacagttgttgccttctcaccaagctgcttgcctattgtcctgtagcccatcccagccttgtgcaggtctacaattctatccctgatgtccttacacagctctctggtcttggccattgtggagaggttggagtctgtttgattgagtgtgtggacaggtgtcttttatacaggtaacgagttcaaacaggtgcagttaatacatgtaatgagtggagaacaggagggcttcttaaagaaagactaacaggtctgtgagagctggaattcttactggttggtaggtgatcaaatacttatgtcatgcaataaaatgcaaattaattacttaaaaatcatacaatgtgattttctggatttttgttttagattccgtctctcacagttgaagtgtacctatgataaaaattacagacctctacatgctttgtaagtaggaaaacttgtaaaatcggcagtgtatcaaatacttgttctccccactgtatatactgagatcatgtgacaca of Salvelinus alpinus chromosome 4, SLU_Salpinus.1, whole genome shotgun sequence contains these proteins:
- the LOC139573416 gene encoding toll-like receptor 13, with translation MAGLKYKILASVAIVLHIAQFTVGYSFRNCTEDPTSNHTKFICIRHQAKNISTIVGDLPPYATTIIISVNLIKHIPDNTFDHFPNLRTLQIDNNHLETIDNQPFQNMSQLKSLNLSLNKISNLSSSVFQDLKNLVNLSLNNNSLIMLPPGIFSSLSNLDVLILRQNYLNNFSAVAESVTHLTKLTKLDLCNNYLTSLHHSNDTDLPESLTSLYLCKNKLVTLACEWGFLSHVLLLDLSYNNQLPSRAFQGLDLQKLNYMRLRSTNVTVPELLNVSNVRAGNIDFSGMGLKTDNLLMELCSLLSTKVTFVKKLSLGSNGILSLRKNTLSNCPPIRGLLDLSFNQLRKVRCLHFLKGQDQIKNFTAEKNHLTSLMSCNRQNLSFPNLTDLSYRYNRILKVNSFAFHHTPNVKTLQLNINIIAYLDHKAFSGLTSLVTLRLDNNLLTDLYKDSFEDLHSLEILNLRNNQIAVIFNKTFHSLKCLHILDLGGNKISHFEESAFVGLVNLANLYLDGNNLKQIDSAKFKPFHATLEVLDLHGNQVSFSSKRTNSPFVNLTKLRNLKLDAQMPHGLNMLPYAFFRGLNSLQSLYLTDNHIFSFAADTFDDLTNLTFLSLDNSCAGVMQLQPGVFKNLRKLSKLSARNMGIQSFSNEVFGNLTELQILLLNQNVMQSLDVKVLEALPKLRYLDLRNIPLSCTCINYDLQNWTLTNQRVQLVLQYSLQCQDKKLQKSFYNFDTNVCYLDLGKYLFATTTTVILLLTIIPLLYNKLYWKLKYSFYVFRSWFGQHWRRLRQKEEHCKYDAFISYNSADEPWVLDQLLPNLEGNGASFRLCLHHRDFELGRNIVDNIVSAVYSSRKTICVVSRNFLCSEWCSLEIQLASYRLFHELRDVLLLIFLEPIPERQLSAYHRMRKVMLKKTYLQWPGSDCTDPVKAQELFWNHLRRALRSGSSRFEEEDEGREEYFNQPPTDDNYYLMP